Sequence from the Paenibacillus riograndensis SBR5 genome:
TCCGGAAGGCATCTGCCCTTCAGCCGAAGCATCCATCTTCTGGCGGCCCATGAAGCAGGCGGCCAGAAGCGCCAGAAGCGCAGGTACAGCAGCCCAGGCGAAGGTGCTGGTAATGGAGAAGGACAGGCCATCGGTAATTTTGCTCAGAATTCCCGGCGGAATCTGTGCCCGCGTCTCCGGGGAGAGCAGCGCATGCGGGTCCTTGAAATTCATGGCGCCGCCAGGTGCGGCTCCGGCAGTCCCCGGGAATACTTGCGTCAGCTTCGAGCTGAAATAATGGCTCTGAATGATCCCGAAAGCCGTGATTCCGATGGTCATCCCGAGCGAGCGGATGAAGTTCAGCGTTGCGCTGGCCGAGCCGCGCTGCTGGGGTGTCAGGCCATGGATTGCAGCCGTACTGAGCACCGAGAAGGAGGCTCCCACTCCGAGTCCGATGAGAATCATATAGAACGTAACGAGAAGGCGCGAGGCATCCGGTTCCAGCGTCGCTACAAGACCCGTACCCAGTACAAGCAGGATCAGCGTGGGCACCATCAGGCTGCGGTAGCTGGTCTTAACCATCAGGAAGCCCCCGGTGGAGGCGGTAACGACCGAGGCGACCATCATCGGCAGCAGCACCAGCCCGGAATTCGTCGCCGAGCCGCCCAGCACGCCCTGGATAAAAATCGGAATATACACCGAGGCGGCGATAAATGCCGCACCGCTAAACAAGGCACATAAAATGCTGGAGGCATAAAGTCTCTGTCTGAACAAAGCAAAGGAGATTATCGGCTCCTTTGCCTTCGTCTCTGCGAACATGAACAGCACCGCCAGCACGGCAAACGCTGCGAACAAGCCCAGAATCAGCCCGGAGTCCCAAGCATACTCTTTGCCGCCCAGTTCGAGCGCGAACATTAAGCTGATTACAGCGCCCAGCAATGTTCCCGCACCCAGCCAGTCAATGGGATGCTTGGAATGCTCCACCGATTCCCGGTAGAAGCTCACCACCATAACCAGCGCGATCACTCCCAGCGGAAGGTTGATATAGAAAACCCACTGCCAGGC
This genomic interval carries:
- a CDS encoding MDR family MFS transporter, giving the protein MSSAQKSPKLGIVIAGLLLGILMASMDSTIVATAMGNIVGELGGMDKFVWVTSAYLVAEMTGMPIFGKLSDMYGRKKFFIFGIIVFMAGSALCGTADTITQLAAYRALQGIGGGALVPIAFAIMFDAVPLETRGKLGGAFGAVFGLSSIFGPLLGAYITDHIAWQWVFYINLPLGVIALVMVVSFYRESVEHSKHPIDWLGAGTLLGAVISLMFALELGGKEYAWDSGLILGLFAAFAVLAVLFMFAETKAKEPIISFALFRQRLYASSILCALFSGAAFIAASVYIPIFIQGVLGGSATNSGLVLLPMMVASVVTASTGGFLMVKTSYRSLMVPTLILLVLGTGLVATLEPDASRLLVTFYMILIGLGVGASFSVLSTAAIHGLTPQQRGSASATLNFIRSLGMTIGITAFGIIQSHYFSSKLTQVFPGTAGAAPGGAMNFKDPHALLSPETRAQIPPGILSKITDGLSFSITSTFAWAAVPALLALLAACFMGRQKMDASAEGQMPSGH